The sequence below is a genomic window from Echeneis naucrates chromosome 13, fEcheNa1.1, whole genome shotgun sequence.
CCTGAATCAACAGCTTATGTTAGATAATAGGTTTACCAGAATTTCACAGCATTTCAGTGAAAGTGTTGGGGTTTAATATTACAGTGCATACAGTCAGCAGAACAAAGACTGTTTGAACTGCTTTGTTTacaaagataaagacagataaGGCTCCTCTCGACTTCAGACTTGTTTATGGTGCATCCAAGGGTTGCTTATCGCTGTACACCTATTTATCTCAATGCCCCGTGTAATGTGTTGCTGCCGTTTGCACTAATAAATAAGATGCAACAACTTTCTGACTGCCAACTACACAACTGAACTATTTCTCCTCACAAACACAACGCCAGtcgcagtaaaaaaaaaaaaaaaaaaaacgcagcaACGCGTCGGAATATGTTGTTTACATGCACCGCAATTTGAAGAAGAGGCTGACATGTGTTTAAAAATCGAAAGTACCGATTACTCAGGAAAATGAATGCGAGTGAAATCGACACAGTGTGGCCGACAGACGACGAGCAGTCCAACGTAAACATTATCGTAACGTCAAcacatcctcatcctctctcgACTTAGCGGCTAGCTACCAGAGGCAAAGTCAACAAACATTACCTTCAAAGTTCAGGACAGGTCGTTAGCTTCTCCGGCGGCGTTTTTAACGGCAAACAAGTTTCGACAACACTTCTTCTCCAGCcgttggatgttttttttagttattattattggtatttgtttttttttttttttattggccaAGCGGCTCGGCAGACAGCGGTGAGGACGCGGACCATGACCGCATTACGACCAAACAAGGCAGCTAGCCAAAATAGCTTTTCGGAGCTAACGGCTAGTTAGCATGTCAGTTAGCCACTTGGgctacttctctctctctctctctctctctctactagctaccccccttttttttttaccttaccTCGACTTCagtgacaataaataaataaatacataaaaaaatacacaaacccAGCCGGAGGTCCGTGAGGAGGCTCAGAGCAGCGCCGCGGAAAGCTCCCTGGAAGCTGGTGTGTACTGAACTCTGTCAATGATCACACAGCTTTTAGCCGAGCTTGTTGTCTTCTCTCCCGGCGGCGGCGTGCTCGGCCAGTCGCTGCTGCAGTGGCTCACTGGAGCgtatgcaaaaaataaaaaataaaaaaaataaaaataaaaaataaataaataaaataaaagctaagAACGAAGTCCACCAAGCTCCAACTTGATGGTTAGTTTATGTTGATATACGATCATTCAATTATTTCCAAATCCTGagttagattaaaaaaaataaataaaagataaaatttcctcctctttgtgttttgttttttttttatgtggagaGTCTCCTCGCTGAGCGTGGAAAGCTCCTCCGTCCCGGCCAGACAGCACAGCAGCCCCGCAAGACGCGCACCACGAAGAGGAAGTGACGTACGGATCCCGAGAGGGTCCAATGCACCTGAACGGTCGGTGTGAATGTACATCAAGTACCGTAGTGTAACCTTAACCTCACCCCCTGCAAGCTGTGCACCACTGGATTATTCATTGGCAGAGATGGACAgtgcaaaaatgtcaaaatttatGTGAAGTTTCCCCATCCTAACCCTGCAGTCCGGATCTGCTCTGTAGGAGTTGTGCTTTCAGTCCACATGTTTTTAAGAATAAAGAACCAATTTccgttttgtgtgtgtgggacacaaaaactgtttgtgcatgtgcagagTGAGCTGATTCAAACGAGAGAGTGTCAAGGTTATAAAAAGGTATCAAAAGTTTATTATTCAGGTGTCGTTTACAGAATATTCCTGAGACATAGTTTGATTAATGTCATCAACAGCAAGGGGTTTTGTGTCATAGAGCTTTACTCTGCTGCCTTTGTTGCTTTCGTTGGAGGTATCGAGCACGAGCGTCGCTGACACTGGCTTCGTCGTTCCGCTTCTCcagttttttttgtgacatcCTCAGTAGAAAcctctgaagaagaaaaaaaaaaaagaaaaaaaaaagaaaaagaaaccaaaggAATCAGTTTATTATTAAGCAGGACACAGTTTAGCCATTCATTCACAGAGCATGTAAAATCACAACGGTATGCATTAACCATTAAACTCTATAACATCACAATTTCtaagggagggaaaaaaaaaaagaaaaaaagatcagattAATTATTCAAAAACCTGGTTGTCTTTTGGCTGCTTCCCTGGTCTCccattttttcatctctttgtctgtcACTTCTTCTCTGGCCACACTGCTCAGCTCATATACATCCACCTCATGGAGTTTAGGTAACAAGTCCTTCACCCACTCATATCGAATAGGACACACTGTCCTGATGTACACACGGGACGTCACCAGCACGTCATGGAAGATGACCCAgttcagctctgcctcctggtcaaACAGCTTGGAGTGACAAGGAGTTGCAGCAGACATTAGAGAAGCAGCATAACAGTTAGTTTTAAACACAATGTATCTTCTATTAAAACTttaaggtttcttttttttttttttttaataaaagaggtattcaaaaataaatttactGATGACGACGGATGAATGTGGACCATGGATCCATGTCCATCCATTGTGCAAAACACCTTTCCCATGGACCTGGGtgggacacacaaaaaaaaaaaaaaaaaaaaaaattactgaacaTTGACAGCCATaacaattacataaaaaaaaaaaaaaaaaaaaaaaaaaaaatcacaacaacaaggtACATAATTCTAAATGAATTCGAATTAACCTTGACGATACCTTCTGGCGACGTTGGTGAAATATCCTGTGCACAAGCATTGTCTTAATAGTTCACTCTTGTTGCCGTCAAATGTTTCTACAGGAAAATTCCTCTTCTAGGAGGCAAAAGGGTCATGTTAATTATTACCGCGGCGTGTTGGCGAAAGGAATGCTAGTGATAATTAATTGCTGCTGTAATCTTTCCATTAACAGAAAAAGAGTTTACAGTAATTTTAGTATTGATACTTAACGTGCTGCAATCAGTGGTGAGAAAATGATTTGGGTGCATTGCTGTACCTGTTGGAGGCGGAGGAGGATCTCTCGCAGCTGAGTTTCTACACTGAAGGCCGATTTTAGCGCCCTCCAGTGGATCCAGTTCTCTTTACACCACGCTGAAGGTCTGTCactgcagaaaacaacagataGGCTTAAAGTCACGAGAGCTTTTGCAATATTGCATAAGGTTTTGCATACATAAATGATGCTCTAAAAAGTGACTTTTGTTACTACAAACAAATCAGTTAACTGTACCTGGATTTGCATGACTGAAAAATACTCAGGAGGGTGGCGAAATCATTCATACTTCCAACTCTGGTGGCCAGTCCTCTGTGTTTCTTATCTGCCTCCTTCTGCTTCTCTGGGCGACCTGCCATGTCAGGGGTCAAGGCCACAAGAGAGCTTTACCTTATCCTCAACAAATACCATTTCCTGACTACATGTCAAAAATCCATGAACTACTTCTGACCTGGCCTGATGAAGATGTTCTCCACAGACAGCATGGCAGCCACAGGGAGCAGCAGGTCCTGGCAACCGAGTGAGGCGGCTTTGAGCAGAGACCTGGTGAGGCCTGGGTGTAGCGGGAACTCCACCATTAACTCCCCCAGCTGGGTCACTCTACCTCTCCTGCAGCCCGTACAATAAGCACACAGAGCCTGTGAAAATTCAGTGAGGCTTGCTTAACttgcctctgcttctctttgaAAACCAAACACTTGGCCAACAGATATGCCCACTCACCTGTCAATAGCATCAAATTGATAGAGCTGTTTTAGTGCTTCTAGAATAAACCTCTCCTCTGGACGGTCCAGGTATGGAAAGCTTAAAAGAAACGAGATGTTAAAGAACTTGGGAGctacaagaaaacaaagatacAAACTGGGTGCCACTGTacctgatgacatcattaacTCCCAGACACTTGAGTGTGAGTACCACTGCGGTCAGACTTGTTCTCTGGATTTCTGGAATTGTATATTCAGGCATGCTCTTTTCCCAAAATTCTTTGGTATAGATCCGAAAGCATTTCCCAGCTGAGATTCTCCCAGCTCGGCCTGCTCTCTGCTGAGCCTCACTCCTAATCCCAGAAATAAATCCAGTCCAAATCTCTGTTGGCAAGCTTTCTTAATGGCATGAGTCTTAGCATtagaaaaaatattgtaaaacaaagcttttaatgggtttaaaacaacattttatgtttcacaTGACTCACTTTGATATTGGCACGACCTCCAAGATATCCATGCCCACCCTGGAGTTGTGGTTGAGCTGCTTCACAAAGCCACTGTCTATGATGTACCTACATCAGGCATAATGATGGGCATTGCAGTGAAACTGATTCAATATAACAATTTCATGGATTCATAAGGCAAACCAGCGACCTCAGTGCACACTCACTTTATACCGTTGATGGTGAGAGATGTTGCTGCAATGTTAGTGGCTACTACACACTTCCTTATTCCTGGAGGAGGGGGTTGAAAGATCTGTCTCTGTTGATCTATGACAcggtggggggaaaaaggacactgatttaaactttaaaaatgttgccCCATAGAATAAGATGTAATAACTCTTGTACGTGTTTACCGGTGGGCATAGATCCATAAAGGGGCAAAATTAGAAGGCCCTCCACTGTTGGGTCCTGCACATCAAAGCGATAGTCTACAGTCTCTGCTTTTTCAAACAGCAAGTCACAGGCACGCTCAATCTCTGACTGACCTGTCAAACATGAAGAGTTAGAGCGGCAGCCAGTGGTTTGATATCGGTTTTGAGGGAGCTTTAACTTACCTGTCAAGAATACAAGAATATCCCCAGCCACCTCACTTGTGTGCACATCAAAGGCCATTTTCACAACCTGTGAAGCAAAAAGCTGTCAGTAAGCAGGAAGCTACAACAGCAAATGCATTGCTGTGAAGTTAAAGTGAAAGGTTTTTCCTGTAATATTCttaacactaaaaaaaaaaaaaaaaaagtaaaaaatacagaaactcaTTACCTCTTTTACATAAGCAGTGCTTTCTATGTCCTTTGGCCCGATGGCAGAACCAAAAGTGCAGGTGACAGGAAAGGTCCTTCCAGGAATAGCAAAGACGGGACAGTCGCCAAGAAAAGATGACAGTTTGTCACTTTCCAAGGTGGCAGACATTACCACCACCTTCAGAGGAAAAGCTCGACCTTTTGTGGCTTTAGCAGGGTTAGAGAAGATTTTCTTCAACAAGCCCAGGAGAATATCCTGcagcaagaacacacacattttgtcaaTGAGTACAATGAAGGACGAGGGGAGCAAACGtttttgtttaatctttttCAATCAAAAGAAGATTTCATGATATTCAGAGAACATATTCTGGCTTACTGTGTTGAGGCTGCGTTCGTGGATTTCATCCAAGATCACGACACTGTACTGAGAAAGTCCCGGATCTGCCAGGACCTCCCTGAGCAGACAGCCGTCTGTCATGTACTTCACCACCGTGTCCTGGCAAGAACAGCCCAGTATTATCagacatacaacaacaacaacactgcatgtttttttaagCAGGGATGTTTCATCCACGTCTCTCACTTGAGATGTGCAGTCATCGAAGCGGACCTGGTAGCCGACCTCTCTGCCCAGAGGACACCGCATCTCCTGGGCGACTCTCTGGGCCACCGTGATGGCGGCCACCCGGCGGGGCTGGGTGATGGCGATCTTTCCATATTTGCAAAAacctttcataaaataaataaataaataaaataaataaatatggctCGTTCTCTACAGACAGGTCACACGTGAAGCCCCGACGTCAGAAACAAGCCGGATCATCAGATCGTCGCACAGACGTTGAAGCTACAATTAGCAGGATTACAACTCACCAGCTCGATGCAGATACTGTGgaagttgtgttgttttcccGCTGCCGGTCTCACCGGTGACAACCAGGAAAGGGCTGTTTTTCACAGCCTGGGTCAGCTTGTTTCTGTGCTGGTAGATGGGCAGCTGTTTGGACTCGCTGTCTTCGGAGTCCCATCTCGTCGATTTGGACATACCTGACAACTCTGAGCGGCTTTATCTGCAGAAATCCTGCTTAAAGACGAAAGGATAAACTGCTTCTAATCACGCCGAGGACGATTTAGTTCTGCCTGTGCGACATAAAGAGCGATGAACTTCACTTTACACCATTTTAGCTGAACTTTTTTGCGTTTCAGACGACACGCTCGATCGCCACTTCCGCAAACTGACCCATTCCGCGTTTCTATTGGAGGACTAGTGAGCACGTGATCCAAGCTCCTCCACCACAATAAAAGCCTTAAGTAaaagttcagttttttgttttgaatttaaaaaaaaaggataaagtAAATCAATTGACTTGAATTATAACAGATTGAAATTTAaagactttttgttttgaatgaattCTTTAATAAAACGGTGTAAGCTTCAGTGATCAGCCAATTAATTGTAAATAAAAGCAACCAAAAATCATGCTAGCTATTTCCCCATTGTATATCACCATCAAATAAAGTTCTATTGAGCTGACAGTCTAATTATCTGGACGACTCCTGTCAGTACCTTTTATTTAAGATGCAACTCCAAAAGCTACGAATCCAGATTTTATGTCAGACAGGTAGCTTGATTTTACTAATGGCAACTTTTTAAACTTAGCGTTTCCAAATACGACTTCAACTAGCTGCCCCTTTTTGATCATTTACAGCAGATAAAGAAGAGGACCAGCAGAGACTACTGTGTAAAAAATCCTCTGTCCTGGCCCTGGTCTGATTCTTCTTAATTTGCGGCTtcctgaaaaaaggaaaaatagacAATTGTTCAGAGTGTTGGATGCAAGTAAATATGTAAAGACACTTTTAAAGACAGTAATTATTACACAACCTCATAAAAGGATTAATTGTTGCCCCACTTACCATTGTTACAGGTCTGTAAGCAGTCTGGTCCTTTACAGATCTCTATATCACAGTGGAAATAGACCTATgcgaataataataataataataataataataataataataataatgcaccAAGGCTAAAAAGTTGCAATCatgaatgtattttatgtaCCTTAGTTTCAGGAGTCGGCGGCTTCACAAAGGAGAACAGCTTGACGACAAACCATTTGTGAAGCGAAGGGTGCATCAACTCTTTGTTCGAGACAACCGGCAACGTGGCAGTTCTGCTGTTATCTCCAGCAAAAGGGCATCTGGATTGGATGCCAAGATTAGCATCAAATCAAACTCAGTAAACCTTTTCCAAATTCACAGCACCATGTTCACCCTTTCACAAGCAGGTTCCATCTTTGTGGGTCACGTGGGTCTTCTGTCGGCGTGGCCCAGcagtcctccagcagcagcaccaggtCCTTGTCCTCATGTTTGAGAGCAAACACCTCTACGTGCACAGGCTGGCCAAGCTCAGTCACTGTTGGATGTTCACGAGAGGAATAGAAAGAACTGTAAGAGGAATCTGCAgataaaagccaaaaacaagaacaaaaatacGTTTCCCAATGATTCAAGGCTGAAACTCAACTTTGAAAGTAACAGCATCAATTTCAGTTagtatgaaaatgtgttttgaacaAAGCATAAGCAGGAAATACATATACAAAAGTAGAATGTAAGAATCATGGAaagtaaaaaactaaatgtaaatTGCACACTTGACCTTTGGCAAACCTCATTTCAATGCTAAATATTCCTTTGCTCTTCAATATTGTTGAGTTCTCAGGTTTTTTATTCTGGATCTCGATGCCTAGTTGAGTCATTCGGGCCAGTGCAAACCTACAATGCACCgtaagacttaaaaaaaaaaaaaaaaaagaagggaaattTAAGTGGAGGTGTATTAGCTTTCAGTAGCAAGAGAAATCAAAGTTTCTTGTCCTTACCGGAAAGGAGTGTCATAAAATACAGAGCCGTTATGTAAATGTTTCCCCTCAATGTTGACCCAGTAGATTATTGTACCATCTGCAACCTGCAAGACAACAGCCAAACACAACATTCgtcacagcaaacaaacagcttaTGACATGGTCTGACTTCAGTCTTGGGAAAGGATGTAACTGGTCTACATTTACCACGGACTGAGCACCACAGTCAGTGAATGGAAAGCTGA
It includes:
- the dhx40 gene encoding probable ATP-dependent RNA helicase DHX40 isoform X2, with the protein product MSKSTRWDSEDSESKQLPIYQHRNKLTQAVKNSPFLVVTGETGSGKTTQLPQYLHRAGFCKYGKIAITQPRRVAAITVAQRVAQEMRCPLGREVGYQVRFDDCTSQDTVVKYMTDGCLLREVLADPGLSQYSVVILDEIHERSLNTDILLGLLKKIFSNPAKATKGRAFPLKVVVMSATLESDKLSSFLGDCPVFAIPGRTFPVTCTFGSAIGPKDIESTAYVKEVVKMAFDVHTSEVAGDILVFLTGQSEIERACDLLFEKAETVDYRFDVQDPTVEGLLILPLYGSMPTDQQRQIFQPPPPGIRKCVVATNIAATSLTINGIKYIIDSGFVKQLNHNSRVGMDILEVVPISKSEAQQRAGRAGRISAGKCFRIYTKEFWEKSMPEYTIPEIQRTSLTAVVLTLKCLGVNDVISFPYLDRPEERFILEALKQLYQFDAIDRRGRVTQLGELMVEFPLHPGLTRSLLKAASLGCQDLLLPVAAMLSVENIFIRPGRPEKQKEADKKHRGLATRVGSMNDFATLLSIFQSCKSSDRPSAWCKENWIHWRALKSAFSVETQLREILLRLQQKRNFPVETFDGNKSELLRQCLCTGYFTNVARRSMGKVFCTMDGHGSMVHIHPSSSLFDQEAELNWVIFHDVLVTSRVYIRTVCPIRYEWVKDLLPKLHEVDVYELSSVAREEVTDKEMKKWETREAAKRLQRFLLRMSQKKLEKRNDEASVSDARARYLQRKQQRQQSKAL
- the dhx40 gene encoding probable ATP-dependent RNA helicase DHX40 isoform X1, coding for MSKSTRWDSEDSESKQLPIYQHRNKLTQAVKNSPFLVVTGETGSGKTTQLPQYLHRAGFCKYGKIAITQPRRVAAITVAQRVAQEMRCPLGREVGYQVRFDDCTSQDTVVKYMTDGCLLREVLADPGLSQYSVVILDEIHERSLNTDILLGLLKKIFSNPAKATKGRAFPLKVVVMSATLESDKLSSFLGDCPVFAIPGRTFPVTCTFGSAIGPKDIESTAYVKEVVKMAFDVHTSEVAGDILVFLTGQSEIERACDLLFEKAETVDYRFDVQDPTVEGLLILPLYGSMPTDQQRQIFQPPPPGIRKCVVATNIAATSLTINGIKYIIDSGFVKQLNHNSRVGMDILEVVPISKSEAQQRAGRAGRISAGKCFRIYTKEFWEKSMPEYTIPEIQRTSLTAVVLTLKCLGVNDVISFPYLDRPEERFILEALKQLYQFDAIDRRGRVTQLGELMVEFPLHPGLTRSLLKAASLGCQDLLLPVAAMLSVENIFIRPGRPEKQKEADKKHRGLATRVGSMNDFATLLSIFQSCKSSDRPSAWCKENWIHWRALKSAFSVETQLREILLRLQQKRNFPVETFDGNKSELLRQCLCTGYFTNVARRSMGKVFCTMDGHGSMVHIHPSSSLFDQEAELNWVIFHDVLVTSRVYIRTVCPIRYEWVKDLLPKLHEVDVYELSSVAREEVTDKEMKKWETREAAKRQPEVSTEDVTKKTGEAERRSQCQRRSCSIPPTKATKAAE